In a genomic window of Lathamus discolor isolate bLatDis1 chromosome 4, bLatDis1.hap1, whole genome shotgun sequence:
- the SON gene encoding protein SON isoform X5, with translation MATNIEEIFRSFVVNKFREIQEEQQQHGGGKVEGQPNGDTIPAEQANPSDDTVAGAGSRQNDQIVQKIEEVLSGALDTELQCKSDVDKNTVKNSSQPTKRSSTAEDEIPRKKSKKNKKHKSKKKKKKKKKRKKEKKHKKQPKEAKLSARHGDRGDSQPASQLIPEKSSSKLSVQHGGFEGANLAVHTQPELCLQTSEELDRQALGLVSHSGTDSQQSTENLGSEKGTLFATNPPFTLEGSQSDIQGDASIAQTRICTREEQIKQSHDNIYPIATNVSEKGVLVDTGSDTSSSILYKVANKSDIQKDSTVTLASEEVVEALKGSEVILKSKGTGEVKALDTALESESMEVLTYSETFLPSVAQGGAKEMEATSESVYSASNVTTVPKFANQADVSTVNVAHMSVAMEEVRIPEATEKSLPMGNVERSLELGGMSSTLEPALKLSVTPDNLRVMQASPIEGSSVLKADMSLQHPYKVSAATAVTQMEIKSANMAQGPGAVTEVKDIEPARSSGHTENVKTLEEALQPVAVGKPESLETILKPVGVAAKDVTAAQEHLQAEVKYVEGTTGAATVLNASGVFLQPNILTDSRSVERTQESTLPAELTHVNVVAEVEGLRSTLEPVVQTFAPQTVPEIQMVEGFKGPQATTEVAALTGVKMRETSQAALQLEHTNASKISESTFKPVAVTAKDSEGISLLRPQEELRESRYEGESSVRGPLSLQKEGVSGLGGVLRPVAVVETETLKTISPSLQMEGVKASEAVHCGTVARGLAATVVSTGSEINLESMTVEAGSDASLAMRVEASPGFPALEETPERPPESMGLRVSMEAVRESDALAGMMCLKTTADREPKQTEAVAEPLSANKTENYISQSQVMAHTRMPQPDTVGEIKDSELATSSATGEVRDLDNLKVAVAEVKDVEARSKTSHLTQMKNLEMVVGFETRALMEGMGRTLASEVVREMRYSEVAPEDSNKAEARSEEAVLEPLQTVMVQTSETSSKSIQEQAVGQSEAVLERLPRVEEKTMASEMVTEVSNLRGTLESKISTDVRTQGPTVEYIIATRKTSSQKNEPSLSDVKYLEEASEMEKAVNAEYLEAASETGELRLESMKESATVDVKGSETVEAPEVHMDIQGNLGAMNVLEHFSAAVPESLHTEKQENLQTIPEAKAATEWKSTEEASEILTAAEVKSSEAGPKLGDMEHLETSLEREVASEVRYAEGVQCQQVDDVRAPGQAQEYEMLVEKKNAEQSQIFEPFAAETAISSSHAADEKETSESEITRDAKQLEAAPADVAETKGLETVSLTDTVVELKDAEAAVELEAETQDLEAASVPETVAEAEPVPVAEAGQAEVIPQAEVVKEATPERDSEKRDSETSDVQPDVAARMKETLMRLEKVVEKSSHRSSDKKHDAKKQKRSRSKSQSRSRKRKKKSRSRSTSRRLTSKRARSRSRNYSDSRKKHSKSRSRSAEKRERRVSSRRSRRRRSRSSDHYRSKSRSAEKRGSRLSRRRRSRSSDRYRSKSRSVEKRLSSRRSRRRRSRSSDRYRSKSRSVEKRLSSRRSGRRRSRSSDRYRSKSRSVEKRLSSRRSGRRRSRSSDRYRSKSRSVEKRLSSRRSGRRRSRSSDRYRSKSRSVEKRLSSRRSGRRRSRSSDRYRSKSRSVEKRGSRLSSWRSRRRRSGSSDRSKSRSRSSEKRGGKEYSWRFRHRGSGSSDRSKSRSRSVEKRGRKASLRRSKRQRSKSSDRYKSRSRSVEKRDRKQSSRKSKRQRSKSSDRYKSRSKSVEKKKESSRKSKRRRSKSSERYKSRSRSVEKKRKESSKKSKRKRSKSSDSVKSRSKSVEKRGSKLSSMKCSSKGLESSECQDSTQCLEEGEIIEQSSASEDSPRKSSNGPMSVALSDERVNGPELPPAFDSGFSKTSDSLESSSSSVKETAGLQPSVVSEFDSSRIPDDQERSQVQELSVTPGNGSAEKAVALESSQPELTCSTSKSRSSSVEKRDPETTSVTEFQLSASHEDESRSTSVKEIEGPESLLTLESGCSVSSDDYKTTSLASGRTEVQGSLMSESVLSGLSDGHELRHTPVEKTEPQNILQVCESESTKLADIPESRSLSSEAGEAQNSFLTPEVPCSASPDACESASLPVEKGQMEEPSLASDSGCFRSPDAHESGSSFNAQTEELLLMSESGSFRSPDGNEQRSLSVEKVKAPDVSLQVGCGRVEILDDLVSASSFGKVQEAVLTTVGQSCKFSGVHESRSSVDKDGLTLPQVLEIECSEPSEMRESRYLPAGKIEGAGSVLMSRSGIPMCHDGHKTKHNYFEKTEGAELLLASELRCSVCPEGYELTSSAVEKMEMQRLESGFSKSADVCEALSTPMEKLQAPVASLTSEGGHFLLPDSHELRPVPAEEVEVLKSSELKCTVSPDDHKLRSVYHEEIQVQEPPLIVESRCSVLSDGDELTSTSYEKVEVEEPSQLSANEYTIGMDGPELTSTPAEKTELRELYRMSKERCSVSVESEELRTPLVEKIEVQKPALTSENEYAVSWEGQMTSSSPEKAEIQEASVVPDSEHAVSSEEHELLSSLAEKTEIQECSLLSENEYVVSPHSQEVAASPAEKEVQEPSLTSDSGYAVFPEGQGLQFTCAEKAVVQGLSLILDSQYVASPEGQELHSAVTEKTEGQECSLLTENEYDVSPQPCDLRSSPVEKEEMEEPSETSESESSMSTDSQELQSAAVGKTEVQELSLSEGECTMSPGGQELQSSPAEKVEAKEPSLTSENEHVLSPQECESRLTGAEKTEDMNSSLISESDNLLSFEGQGVRFTAVQKADVRELSSAPENERVVSPYGQELRFSAVGKEGGFEVSTLNDSISMSPDDLKVIPAEKMDDAMPSLIPESASSMSPDGYSVKSGPGEETGDLEPSLISERRHSTSSYQESHELKSPMEEEGLESSLTPEHRRSVSPEGHDGKSIVDEEMDDREPSLTSEHRRSTSPDEHESRSSIGEEAEYLEQPLTTERRCSVSSDEHESRSTAGEEAEDAEPSLTAERRDSTSSDEHESRSTAGEDAEDGEPSLTAERRHSTSSDDRESRSTTGEEETEDLEPSTAEHRRSLSPDGRESRSTTGEEAEDRECSPTVQRRHSTSSDESESRSTAGEDVDDVEPSLTAERRDSTSSDDHESRSTTGEEAEDVEPSLTTEHRRSTSPDGRESRSTTGEEVDDVEPSLAAERRDSTSSDEHESRSTTGEEGEDGEPSLGDEDKQDSMPLERSEEQDSSFVPESRRSESSEREKSRSRSLDKMSDKESSRRSMSRHSKSPTHRKSRSTSVEKVADRESSRRSRRRRSRSTAHPKSRSTSVEKTTDKESSRRSRRRRSRSTARQRSQSTSVEKVADKESSRRSRRRRSRSTARQRSRSKSVEKTADKESSRRSRSRRSRSSQRRSQRYDTESRSRRNRSRSVTRRRASRSKSNRRSRSSSLSRSRHRRRSRSRSASRRRRSLSRDRRKRSQRNRSRSTDRRRRRSDSRDRRISLRLRSRSRTPIRQRRSRSRGRRRSSSRSPIRLRRSRSSGRRRYSRSPDRRRSRSSEFSNRSPKRLTDLDKAQLLEIAKANAAAMCAKSGVPLPPSLMPLLSQKKDDKANQKSSRDTLKELTEKCKKIAQSTDDVIVNKPHVSDEEEEERPFYNHPFKLSEPKPIFFNLSTPSIKPAPPPQPKNQVSLSKEFPVSSGSQHRKKEADSVYGEWVPVEKGKEDSKDDVFPKPSIEGVDITTAMNDRAIAQKRLNENTFDLEAMCMLNRAQEQIDAWAQSNSIPGQFTGSTGAQILSSDELTNSGPQAWIRKDQFLRAAPVTGGMGAQLMRKMGWREGEGLGKNKEGSVEPIMVDFKTDRKGLVAVGEKAQKRSGHYVVMKDLSGKHPVSALMEICNKRRWSPPEFVLVDDSGPDHRKHFIFKVRVNGNEYRPTFASLNKKHAKATAATAALQAMGLVPKESMVNTTMFRSASHR, from the exons ATGGCGACTAATATCGAGGAGATCTTTCGGTCCTTTGTGGTTAACAAATTCCGGGAGAtccaggaagagcagcagcagcacggcGG TGGAAAGGTAGAAGGCCAGCCCAATGGTGACACAATCCCAGCTGAGCAAGCCAACCCTTCAGATGACACTGTTGCTGGTGCTGGGAGTCGTCAGAATGATCAGATAGTGCAGAAAATAGAGGAAGTGCTCTCTGGAGCCCTTGATACAGAGCTGCAGTGCAAATCAg ATGTAGacaaaaatactgtgaaaaataGTTCTCAGCCTACAAAAAGAAGCTCTACTGCTGAAGATGAAATTCCTaggaaaaaatcaaagaagaacaagaagcacaaaagcaagaagaagaagaaaaagaagaagaaaaggaagaaagagaaaaagcataaaaagcagCCAAAGGAGGCAAAGCTGAGTGCACGTCATGGAGACCGTGGGGACTCACAGCCTGCTTCTCAGTTAATACCAGAGAAATCAAGCTCCAAATTGAGTGTACAGCATGGAGGATTTGAAGGTGCAAATCTGGCTGTCCATACACAGCCAGAACTGTGCTTACAAACAAGTGAGGAGCTTGATAGACAAGCTTTAGGGCTTGTTTCTCATTCAGGAACTGATTCTCAGCAATCTACAGAAAATCTTGGAAGTGAGAAGGGGACTTTGTTTGCAACAAATCCTCCATTTACTTTAGAAGGCAGTCAGTCTGATATCCAAGGAGATGCTAGTATAGCTCAAACTAGAATTTGCACTAGAGAAGAACAAATTAAACAGTCTCATGACAATATTTATCCTATAGCTACTAATGTGAGTGAAAAGGGTGTTCTTGTTGATACTGGAAGTGATACTTCGTCTAGCATCCTGTACAAAGTCGCCAATAAATCTGACATACAGAAGGATTCAACAGTAACTCTAGCTTCAGAAGAGGTAGTTGAGGCACTAAAAGGTTCAGAAGTTATTCTGAAATCTAAAGGCACTGGGGAAGTAAAAGCTTTGGATACAGCTCTTGAGTCTGAGTCTATGGAGGTGTTGACATACTCAGAAACATTTCTACCATCTGTGGCACAGGGGGGAgcaaaagaaatggaagcaacTTCGGAATCTGTGTATTCAGCAAGTAATGTAACAACTGTTCCTAAATTTGCAAATCAGGCAGATGTGAGTACTGTGAATGTAGCTCACATGTCTGTGGCCATGGAAGAAGTGAGAATTCCAGAAGCGACTGAAAAATCTCTGCCTATGGGAAATGTGGAAAGATCTTTGGAATTAGGAGGTATGAGCAGTACTTTGGAGCCAGCCCTGAAACTCTCAGTTACACCTGATAACTTGAGAGTGATGCAGGCCAGTCCCATCGAGGGTTCAAGTGTCTTGAAGGCAGATATGTCTTTGCAACATCCTTATAAAGTATCTGCAGCGACTGCTGTGACCcagatggaaataaaaagtGCCAATATGGCCCAGGGACCAGGAGCTGTTACAGAAGTGAAGGATATTGAACCAGCTAGAAGCTCTGGACATACGGAAAATGTGAAAACTTTGGAAGAAGCTTTGCAGCCAGTTGCTGTAGGAAAGCCCGAAAGTTTGGAAACAATCCTGAAACCTGTGGGTGTTGCAGCAAAAGACGTCACAGCAGCTCAAGAACATCTGCAAGCTGAAGTAAAATATGTGGAAGGTACCACTGGTGCTGCCACAGTGCTGAATGCATCAGGAGTGTTCCTACAGCCTAACATCTTGACAGATTCAAGAAGTGTGGAGAGAACCCAGGAATCTACCCTTCCAGCAGAACTGACACATGTGAATGTGGTTGCAGAGGTAGAGGGTTTAAGATCAACTTTAGAACCTGTTGTCCAGACCTTTGCTCCCCAGACAGTTCCAGAAATCCAGATGGTGGAGGGTTTTAAAGGTCCGCAAGCAACTACAGAAGTTGCAGCACTAACAGGAGTAAAAATGCGAGAAACAAGtcaagctgctctgcagctggaaCATACTAATGCTTCAAAAATTTCAGAATCTACTTTCAAGCCTGTTGCTGTAACAGCAAAAGATTCAGAAGGTATTTCATTACTGAGACCACAAGAGGAGCTGAGAGAATCAAGGTATGAGGGTGAATCAAGTGTGAGAGGTCCCCTGTCTTTGCAGAAAGAAGGTGTGAGTGGCCTAGGAGGAGTCCTAAGACCTGTGGCTGTGGTGGAAACAGAAACTTTGAAAACAATTTCACCATCTTTGCAAATGGAAGGTGTAAAGGCTTCCGAAGCTGTGCATTGTGGGACTGTGGCCAGAGGTTTAGCAGCAACAGTGGTGTCAACAGGTTCAGAGATAAATCTTGAGAGTATGACAGTAGAGGCAGGCTCGGATGCCAGTCTGGCTATGAGAGTGGAAGCAAGTCCAGGGTTTCCTGCCTTGGAAGAAACACCGGAAAGGCCTCCTGAATCTATGGGTTTACGTGTAAGCATGGAAGCAGTTAGAGAGTCTGACGCGTTAGCAGGAATGATGTGTTTGAAAACCACAGCAGATAGAGAACCAAAACAGACAGAAGCAGTTGCAGAACCTCTTAGtgcaaacaaaacagagaattaCATTTCACAGTCTCAGGTCATGGCGCATACAAGAATGCCACAGCCTGATACAGTAGGGGAGATAAAGGATTCTGAACTAGCTACCAGTTCTGCCACCGGAGAAGTGAGGGATTTAGACAACTTGAAAGTTGCAGTTGCAGAGGTAAAAGATGTGGAAGCGAGATCAAAAACTTCACACTTAACACAGATGAAAAATTTGGAAATGGTTGTGGGATTTGAAACAAGGGCCCTAATGGAAGGCATGGGAAGGACATTGGCATCTGAGGTGGTTAGGGAAATGAGGTATTCTGAAGTTGCTCCAGAAGATTCAAACAAAGCAGAGGCAAGGAGTGAAGAAGCAGTATTAGAACCTCTGCAAACAGTGATGGTGCAGACTTCAGAAACAAGTTCAAAATCTATACAGGAACAAGCAGTAGGTCAATCAGAAGCAGTATTAGAGCGTTTGCCCAGAGTGGAAGAAAAAACTATGGCATCAGAAATGGTGACAGAAGTAAGCAACTTAAGAGGAACTTTGGAATCTAAGATTTCGACAGATGTGAGAACTCAGGGACCTACTGTAGAATATATAATTGCAACAAGGAAGACAAGCTCACAGAAAAATGAGCCCTCGCTTAGTGATGTCAAATATTTGGAAGAAGCTTCAGAAATGGAGAAAGCAGTGAATGCAGAATATTTGGAGGCAGCATCAGAAACTGGAGAACTGAGGTTGGAAAGTATGAAAGAGTCTGCAACAGTAGACGTGAAAGGTTCTGAAACAGTCGAAGCGCCTGAGGTACACATGGATATCCAGGGAAATCTGGGGGCGATGAATGTTTTAGAACATTTTTCAGCAGCTGTTCCAGAATCTTTGCAtactgaaaagcaagaaaatctgCAAACCATTCCAGAAGCAAAAGCTGCTACAGAATGGAAGAGTACAGAAGAAGCTTCAGAAATCCTGACTGCTGCTGAAGTGAAATCTTCTGAAGCAGGTCCAAAACTAGGGGACATGGAACATTTGGAAACATCACTGGAACGTGAAGTGGCATCAGAAGTACGATATGCAGAAGGAGTGCAGTGTCAGCAGGTGGACGATGTGAGAGCTCCAGGTCAAGCTCAGGAATATGAGATGCTAGTTGAGAAGAAGAATGCAGAGCAAAGTCAAATATTTGAGCCTtttgcagcagaaacagcaatCAGCTCTTCACATGCAGCAGATGAAAAAGAGACCTCTGAATCTGAAATAACCAGAGATGCAAAACAGTTGGAAGCAGCTCCAGCTGATGTGGCAGAAACAAAAGGTTTGGAAACAGTTTCTCTTACCGACACTGTTGTAGAGCTGAAagatgcagaagcagctgtggaGTTGGAGGCAGAGACACAAGATTTGGAAGCAGCTTCAGTACCTGAGACCGTTGCAGAAGCAGAGCCAGTACCTGTGGCAGAGGCAGGCCAGGCGGAAGTCATTCCACAGGCTGAGGTCGTCAAAGAAGCAACTCCAGAACGGGATTCagagaaaagagattcagaaacATCTGATGTACAGCCTGATGTGGCGGCACGAATGAAGGAGACTCTGATGAGACTCGAGAAAGTTGTTGAAAAAAGTAGCCATAGAAGCAGTGATAAAAAACATgatgcaaagaaacaaaaaaggagtCGCTCCAAATCTCAGTCCAGGTCTAGGAAGCGGAAGAAAAAATCAAGGTCACGTTCCACTTCTAGGCGTTTGACCTCTAAAAGAGCACGTTCTAGGAGCAGAAACTATTCagattccagaaaaaaacattccaaATCTAGATCCCGATCTGcggagaagagagagagaagagtgTCTTCCCGGAGGTCTAGGCGCAGACGTTCCAGGTCATCTGACCACTACAGGTCTAAATCGAGATCAGCAGAGAAGAGAGGGAGCAGATTGTCCAGACGCAGACGTTCCAGGTCATCTGATCGCTACAGGTCTAAATCCAGATCAGTGGAAAAAAGACTGTCCTCCCGAAGGTCCAGACGCAGACGTTCCAGGTCGTCTGACCGCTACAGGTCTAAGTCCAGGTCAGTGGAAAAGAGACTGTCTTCTCGAAGGTCTGGGCGAAGACGTTCCAGATCTTCTGACCGCTACAGGTCTAAGTCCAGGTCAGTGGAAAAGCGACTGTCCTCCCGAAGGTCTGGGCGAAGACGTTCCAGGTCATCTGACCGTTACAGGTCTAAGTCCAGGTCAGTGGAAAAGAGGCTGTCCTCCCGAAGGTCTGGGCGCAGACGTTCCAGGTCTTCTGACCGCTACAGGTCTAAGTCCAGGTCAGTGGAAAAGAGACTGTCCTCCCGAAGGTCTGGGCGCAGACGTTCCAGGTCTTCTGACCGCTACAGGTCTAAGTCACGGTCAGTGGAAAAGAGAGGGAGCAGGTTGTCCTCCTGGAGATCCCGCCGCAGACGTTCCGGGTCTTCTGACCGTTCTAAATCTAGATCCAGGTCTTCAGAAAAGAGAGGAGGCAAAGAATACTCATGGAGATTCAGACACAGAGGATCTGGTTCCTCTGATCGTTCAAAATCTAGGTCAAGATCTGTTGAGAAGAGAGGTCGGAAGGCATCTCTACGGAGATCTAAACGTCAGCGCTCAAAGTCCTCTGACCGTTACAAGTCTCGATCCAGATCAGTAGAAAAAAGAGATCGAAAGCAGTCTTCGCGGAAGTCTAAACGTCAGCGCTCGAAGTCCTCTGACCGTTACAAATCTAGATCtaaatcagtggaaaaaaagaaagagtccTCACGAAAATCTAAGCGTCGCCGCTCAAAGTCATCTGAACGTTACAAGTCTCGGTCTAGGTCTGTCGAAAAAAAGCGCAAGGAATCTTCAAAAAAATCCAAACGGAAACGTTCCAAGTCGTCTGATAGTGTTAAGTCAAGGTCAAAATCTGTAGAAAAAAGAGGGAGTAAGCTATCCTCAATGAAGTGTAGTAGCAAGGGTCTGGAATCTTCTGAATGTCAGGATTCAACCCAGTGTCTTGAAGAAGGAGAAATTATTGAACAGTCTTCTGCAAGTGAAGACAGTCCCCGCAAATCCTCTAATGGTCCCATGTCAGTAGCTTTGTCTGATGAAAGAGTAAATGGCCCAGAGCTGCCGCCAGCATTTGATAGTGGATTTTCCAAAACTTCTGATAGTCTTGAGAGCAGTTCCTCATCTGTTAAAGAAACGGCAGGTCTACAGCCTTCTGTGGTGTCCGAATTTGATAGCTCCAGAATCCCAGATGACCAGGAAAGATCACAGGTTCAAGAGCTTTCTGTGACACCTGGAAATGGATCAGCTGAAAAGGCAGTGGCTCTGGAGTCTTCACAGCCTGAACTTACATGCTCCACATCCAAGTCAAGATCCTCATCTGTTGAAAAAAGAGATCCAGAAACAACTTCGGTAACAGAATTTCAGCTGTCTGCATCCCATGAGGATGAGTCGAGATCTACCTCTGTCAAAGAAATAGAGGGTCCAGAGTCTCTTCTGACACTTGAAAGTGGATGCTCTGTGTCTTCAGATGACTACAAGACAACCTCCTTAGCCTCCGGAAGAACAGAGGTTCAGGGATCTTTGATGTCTGAAAGTGTACTCTCTGGCTTGTCTGATGGTCATGAGTTGAGACATACCCCAGTTGAAAAAACAGAGCCTCAGAACATTTTACAAGTATGTGAAAGTGAATCTACCAAGCTGGCTGACATCCCTGAGTCAAGGTCACTATCTTCTGAAGCAGGAGAGGCTCAAAATTCTTTTCTAACACCTGAAGTTCCATGCTCTGCATCCCCTGATGCTTGTGAGTCAGCCTCCTTGCCTGTTGAAAAGGGCCAGATGGAGGAGCCTTCTCTGGCTTCTGACAGTGGATGCTTCAGATCTCCTGATGCTCATGAATCCGGATCCAGCTTTAATGCGCAAACAGAGGAGCTTCTGTTGATGTCTGAAAGTGGGTCCTTCAGGTCACCTGATGGAAATGAACAAAGGTCTTTATCTGTTGAAAAAGTCAAGGCTCCAGATGTTTCCTTGCAAGTGGGATGCGGCCGTGTTGAGATCTTGGATGACCTTGTTTCAGCATCGTCATTTGGAAAAGTGCAGGAAGCTGTACTGACAACTGTAGGACAAAGCTGCAAGTTTTCTGGAGTTCATGAGTCCAGATCATCTGTTGACAAAGATGGTCTAACACTTCCACAAGTACTTGAAATTGAGTGCTCTGAACCTTCTGAAATGCGTGAATCGAGATACCTGCCTGCTGGAAAAATAGAGGGTGCAGGATCTGTATTGATGTCTAGAAGTGGAATTCCTATGTGCCATGATGgccataaaacaaaacacaattactttgagaaaacagaaggtGCAGAACTGTTGTTGGCATCTGAACTTAGGTGTTCTGTCTGCCCTGAAGGCTATGAATTGACATCCAGTGCAGTTGAAAAAATGGAGATGCAGAGGCTGGAAAGTGGATTCTCCAAGTCTGCTGATGTTTGTGAAGCATTAAGCACACCTATGGAAAAACTACAGGCCCCAGTGGCTTCGCTGACATCTGAAGGTGGGCATTTCCTGTTGCCTGATAGTCATGAACTGAGACCTGTCCCTGCAGAAGAAGTGGAGGTGCTAAAGTCATCTGAACTGAAATGCACTGTGTCCCCAGATGACCACAAGTTGAGATCTGTCTATCATGAAGAAATACAGGTGCAGGAGCCACCTCTGATAGTGGAAAGCAGATGTTCAGTTTTGTCTGATGGTGATGAGTTGACATCCACCTCTTATGAAAAAGTTGAGGTAGAGGAGCCTTCTCAGTTGTCTGCAAATGAATACACAATTGGGATGGATGGCCCAGAGTTGACATCAACGCCTGCTGAAAAAACAGAACTGCGAGAACTTTATCGGATGTCTAAAGAAAGATGCTCTGTGTCTGTTGAGAGTGAGGAGTTGCGGACACCCCTAGTTGAAAAGATAGAAGTGCAAAAGCCTGCTCTGACATCTGAAAATGAATATGCTGTGTCTTGGGAAGGCCAGATGACATCTAGCTCTCCTGAAAAGGCAGAGATACAGGAGGCTTCTGTAGTACCTGACAGTGAACATGCTGTGTCTTCTGAAGAACACGAATTGCTATCTTCCCTAGCTGAAAAAACAGAGATACAGGAGTGTTCTTTGCTGTCTGAAAATGAATATGTTGTATCACCTCACAGCCAGGAGGTggcagccagccctgctgaaAAAGAGGTGCAAGAGCCTTCTCTGACATCTGACAGTGGATATGCTGTCTTCCCTGAAGGCCAAGGATTACAGTTTACCTGTGCTGAAAAAGCAGTGGTGCAGGGACTTTCACTAATACTGGACAGTCAATATGTTGCATCCCCTGAGGGTCAGGAGTTGCACTCTGCTGTCACTGAAAAAACAGAGGGGCAGGAGTGTTCTCTGCTGACTGAAAATGAGTATGATGTGTCCCCTCAACCCTGTGATTTAAGATCCAGTCCtgttgaaaaagaagaaatggaggAACCTTCTGAAACATCTGAAAGTGAAAGTTCAATGTCCACTGATAGCCAAGAGCTGCAGTCTGCTGCTGTTGGAAAAACAGAGGTGCAGGAGTTGTCTTTGTCTGAAGGTGAATGTACCATGTCCCCTGGAGGTCAGGAGCTGCAGTCCAGCCCTGCTGAAAAAGTAGAGGCAAAGGAACCTTCTCTGACATCTGAAAATGAACATGTTCTGTCCCCTCAAGAATGTGAATCAAGGTTGACTGGTGCTGAGAAAACAGAGGATATGAATTCTTCTTTGATATCTGAAAGTGACAATCTTTTGTCTTTTGAGGGCCAGGGTGTAAGATTCACAGCTGTTCAGAAAGCAGATGTGCGGGAGCTTTCTTCAGCTCCTGAAAATGAACGTGTAGTATCTCCTTATGGCCAGGAGTTGAGATTCTCTGCTGTTGGAAAAGAAGGTGGTTTCGAAGTTTCGACGCTAAATGATAGCATTTCCATGTCCCCTGATGACTTGAAAGTCATCCCTGCTGAAAAAATGGATGATGCAATGCCATCTTTAATTCCTGAAAGTGCATCTTCCATGTCCCCTGATGGCTACAGTGTAAAATCTGGTCCTGGTGAAGAAACAGGAGATCTAGAGCCCTCTTTGATATCTGAACGTAGACATTCTACATCCTCATATCAGGAAAGCCATGAGCTGAAATCTCCCATGGAGGAAGAAGGTCTAGAGTCCTCTCTGACTCCTGAACATAGACGATCTGTGTCCCCTGAGGGCCATGACGGAAAATCTATCGTAGATGAAGAAATGGATGATCGGGAACCCTCTTTGACATCTGAACATAGGCGCTCCACATCCCCTGATGAGCATGAGTCAAGATCTAGCATTGGTGAAGAAGCAGAATATCTGGAGCAGCCTTTGACAACAGAACGTAGATGCTCTGTGTCATCTGATGAGCATGAGTCAAGGTCTACCGCTGGGGAAGAGGCAGAGGATGCAGAACCCTCCCTTACAGCTGAACGAAGAGACTCCACATCCTCTGATGAGCATGAGTCGAGGTCTACTGCTGGTGAAGATGCGGAAGATGGGGAGCCCTCTTTGACAGCTGAACGTAGACACTCCACATCCTCTGATGATCGTGAATCAAGGTCTACAACTGGtgaagaagaaacagaggaTTTAGAACCTTCGACAGCTGAACATAGACGCTCCCTGTCTCCTGATGGCCGTGAATCAAGGTCAACCACTGGTGAAGAAGCAGAGGACCGAGAGTGCTCTCCAACAGTTCAGCGTAGACACTCCACATCCTCAGATGAATCTGAATCAAGGTCTACTGCTGGTGAAGATGTGGATGATGTGGAGCCATCCTTGACAGCTGAACGAAGAGATTCCACATCATCAGATGATCATGAGTCAAGGTCTACCACCGGTGAAGAAGCAGAGGATGTGGAACCCTCTTTGACAACTGAACACAGACGTTCCACATCCCCTGATGGACGTGAATCGAGGTCTACCACTGGTGAAGAAGTGGATGATGTGGAGCCTTCTTTGGCAGCTGAACGAAGAGACTCCACGTCGTCAGATGAGCATGAGTCAAGGTCTACTACTGGGGAAGAAGGTGAGGATGGAGAGCCCTCTTTGGGAGATGAAGATAAACAAGATTCCATGCCTCTTGAGAGGTCGGAGGAACAGGACTCTTCCTTTGTACCTGAAAGTAGGCGTTCTGAGTCTTCTGAACGTGAAAAGTCCAGATCCAGATCTCTTGATAAAATGTCTGACAAAGAGTCTTCACGGAGATCCATGAGCAGACACTCAAAGTCTCCTACTCACCGAAAGAGTCGATCCACATCTGTTGAAAAAGTGGCAGACAGAGAATCTTCACGGAGATCTAGACGTAGGCGCTCCAGGTCTACTGCTCACCCGAAGAGTAGATCCACATCTGTTGAAAAAACAACAGACAAAGAATCTTCACGGAGGTCTAGACGTAGGCGCTCCAGGTCCACTGCTCGCCAAAGGAGTCAGTCAACATCAGTGGAAAAAGTGGCAGACAAAGAATCTTCACGGAGATCTAGACGTAGGCGCTCCAGGTCCACTGCTCGCCAAAGGAGTCGATCCAAATCTGTTGAAAAAACAGCAGACAAAGAATCTTCACGGAGATCTAGAAGCAGACGCTCCAGGTCTTCTCAGCGCAGATCCCAGAGATACGATACAGAATCTCGTTCTAGACGGAATCGATCCAGATCAGTAACACGGAGAAGAGCATCAAGATCAAAATCTAATCGTCGGTCTCGGTCTAGTTCCTTATCGCGTTCAAGGCATAGAAGGAGGAGTAGGTCACGGTCAGCATCAAGGCGACGGCGTTCTTTATCAAGAGACAGGCGTAAGAGATCGCAGAGAAACAGATCAAGATCTACTgatagaagaagaagaagatcGGATTCAAGAGATCGTAGAATATCACTCAGACTACGGAGCAGGAGTCGAACACCTATTCGTCAAAGGCGATCAAGGTCAAGAGGAAGAAGGCGGAGCTCTAGTAGGTCACCAATTCGGCTGCGGCGATCAAGATCTTCAGGGAGAAGAAGATACAGCAGATCACCTGATCGTCGTAGATCGAGGTCATCAGAATTTTCAAACAGGTCACCTAAACGTCTTACAGATTTGG acaAGGCCCAGCTACTCGAAATAGCCAAAGCTAATGCAGCTGCCATGTGTGCTAAGTCTGGTGTTCCCTTACCACCAAGCCTGATGCCTTTGTTATCTCAAAAGAAAGACGACAAAGCCAACCAGAAGTCATCAAGAGATACGCTAAAGGAGCTCACTGAG aaatgcaaaaagatTGCTCAGAGCACAGATGATGTGATAGTGAACAAACCTCATGTTTctgatgaagaggaggaagagcgtCCTTTCTATAATCATCCTTTTAAGCTCAGTGAACCCAAACCTATATTTTTCAATTTAAGT acTCCCAGCATAAAACCGGCACCACCTCCACAACCAAAAAATCAAGTCAGCCTTTCAAAGGAATTCCCTGTTTCATCTGGGTCTCAGCATaggaaaaaggaagcagatAGTGTCTATGGAGAATGGGTTCCAGttgaaaaaggcaaagaagaCAGCAAGGATGATGTTTTCCCCAAACCATCCATTGAG